Proteins co-encoded in one Actinobacillus succinogenes 130Z genomic window:
- a CDS encoding DUF5374 domain-containing protein yields MTLLLSRYGGMSLLTLIISLTLFSGIFMSISQWSSYQRKIAINTYQRYQAIQIAENQKQRQFLHLPCENIVEQNQLKFSVQCTDKHVIVRYPAGELYL; encoded by the coding sequence ATGACTTTACTCCTTAGTCGTTATGGCGGCATGAGTCTATTGACACTGATTATCAGTTTAACTTTATTCAGCGGAATTTTCATGTCTATTAGCCAATGGTCGAGTTATCAGCGTAAAATTGCAATAAACACATATCAACGCTATCAGGCGATTCAAATTGCGGAAAATCAAAAGCAGCGTCAGTTTTTACATTTGCCTTGCGAAAATATCGTCGAGCAGAACCAATTGAAATTTTCCGTTCAATGCACGGATAAGCATGTCATTGTACGTTACCCGGCAGGAGAATTGTATTTATAG
- a CDS encoding DUF2572 family protein has product MAMIVYRYRGIMTLTLLMLLSVMLLIFMLFDDDAIRLHSSLASLRQIYVSHNIELQQISQQQKRTACSEVPLNSTATVTRVAFEQAGFSDSNRHYIWCRRSALFKQSPKKGINEGRFSEMINEESVSLFQGKFGLPNDLVQEQSDYLYWLDKNQTEWTIAGDIYGIIVAEGNLHIAGKGRIRGAVISGGAISTDEKVSIAYRKATVTNLVQLYSQWQRAEKTWHDFTP; this is encoded by the coding sequence ATGGCGATGATTGTCTATCGTTATCGCGGCATAATGACGCTTACCTTGTTGATGCTATTAAGTGTTATGTTGCTAATTTTCATGCTGTTTGACGATGATGCGATACGCTTGCATTCTTCTTTGGCTTCTCTACGGCAGATTTATGTTTCTCATAATATTGAATTACAACAGATTAGCCAGCAGCAAAAACGGACGGCTTGTAGCGAAGTACCGTTAAATTCTACGGCAACGGTAACTCGGGTGGCATTTGAACAAGCGGGGTTTTCCGATAGTAACCGCCATTATATTTGGTGCCGACGGTCGGCTTTGTTTAAACAATCGCCGAAGAAAGGCATTAATGAAGGACGTTTTAGCGAGATGATCAATGAGGAATCCGTGTCGTTATTTCAAGGTAAATTCGGATTGCCGAACGATTTAGTTCAAGAGCAATCGGATTATCTTTACTGGCTGGATAAAAATCAAACGGAATGGACGATTGCAGGCGATATTTACGGCATCATTGTCGCCGAAGGAAATTTGCATATAGCCGGCAAAGGGCGAATTCGGGGAGCCGTGATTTCCGGCGGTGCGATCAGTACGGATGAAAAGGTTTCCATCGCTTACCGTAAAGCAACGGTAACGAATCTGGTTCAGTTATACAGTCAATGGCAAAGGGCGGAGAAAACCTGGCATGACTTTACTCCTTAG
- a CDS encoding type II secretion system protein J, with protein MRDMKYRGQTLLALMLSLSLSSLLLLVVLAFYGHVQRQNHDILRKLQLQTELQRVLQTMGRDIRRAGFRALSEGLTQNNLGLFELDETGTAFTIGQSPHAPLNSCILFFYDVNANGCIGSKNKGKSCITDGKNSASEISTELFGYRLNDDMLESRQTYKNSINQNCKPQECQSYIQPVSCDSSGWTDLLDDKIYRITALEFNLIGQGPGIQIYLAGQFVNYPQIQYETGIVIPLMNQGEWR; from the coding sequence ATGAGAGACATGAAATATCGAGGACAAACCTTATTGGCACTGATGTTGAGTCTGTCATTGTCATCCCTTCTGTTGCTGGTAGTGCTTGCCTTTTACGGTCATGTACAACGCCAAAATCACGATATTTTACGTAAATTACAATTACAAACGGAACTGCAGCGCGTGCTGCAAACCATGGGCCGGGATATTCGACGGGCCGGATTTCGCGCGTTATCGGAAGGGTTAACGCAAAATAATTTGGGTCTGTTTGAATTGGATGAAACGGGTACGGCTTTTACGATCGGTCAATCGCCACATGCGCCGTTAAATAGCTGCATCTTATTTTTCTATGATGTAAACGCTAACGGTTGTATAGGTTCGAAGAATAAAGGTAAAAGCTGCATAACCGACGGCAAAAATTCCGCTTCTGAAATTAGTACGGAATTGTTTGGTTATCGATTAAACGACGATATGCTAGAAAGCCGTCAAACCTATAAAAATTCCATTAATCAAAATTGCAAACCACAAGAATGCCAAAGTTATATTCAACCTGTATCTTGCGATTCAAGCGGTTGGACGGATTTATTAGACGATAAAATATATCGTATAACGGCATTAGAATTTAACCTCATCGGTCAAGGGCCGGGCATTCAGATTTATCTTGCGGGACAGTTCGTGAATTATCCGCAAATTCAATATGAAACCGGTATAGTTATTCCTTTAATGAATCAGGGGGAATGGCGATGA
- a CDS encoding type II secretion system protein: MRAALKGFTLVEVLLVISIMGLLAQLAFPAWQKSNAQMILSKEQHKLYLFLRRIQARVENSSDIWLIIANQNASGKKWCFTAQIKNDYVCDCFSPSLCPKHIAAQFYTPYFPEKTTLISRQYYPSEITKFNGIRNTSPSGCFVLQADSSRTLFSFSNLGTLKLKDYQSLSACTTGNE, from the coding sequence ATGCGGGCGGCTTTAAAAGGTTTTACCCTTGTTGAAGTATTATTAGTAATTTCAATTATGGGGTTGTTGGCACAGCTGGCATTTCCTGCGTGGCAAAAAAGCAATGCACAAATGATTTTGAGCAAAGAACAGCATAAACTTTATCTGTTTTTACGCCGGATTCAGGCAAGAGTCGAGAATTCATCGGATATCTGGCTGATTATTGCAAATCAAAATGCTTCAGGTAAAAAATGGTGTTTTACCGCGCAAATTAAAAACGATTACGTATGCGATTGCTTTTCTCCGTCATTATGCCCTAAACATATTGCGGCACAATTTTATACTCCGTATTTTCCGGAAAAAACGACGTTAATCAGCAGACAATATTATCCTTCAGAAATTACTAAGTTTAACGGAATTCGAAATACGTCTCCTTCCGGATGTTTTGTTTTGCAGGCGGATTCCAGTCGGACATTGTTTTCATTTTCCAATCTGGGGACGTTGAAACTGAAAGATTACCAATCTTTGAGCGCTTGCACGACGGGAAACGAATAA
- the pal gene encoding peptidoglycan-associated lipoprotein Pal — MKLAKLLLVAPVLALAACSSSDNDASATDGANAAQQFGGYSVEDLQQRYNTVYFAFDRYDIEGEYQQLLDAHAAYLTATPAAKVLVEGNADERGTPEYNIALGQRRADAVKNYLSAKGANNISTVSYGEEKPAVLGHDEAAYAKNRRAVLAY; from the coding sequence ATGAAATTAGCAAAATTATTGTTAGTTGCACCAGTATTAGCATTAGCAGCATGTAGTTCATCAGACAACGATGCAAGCGCTACAGACGGTGCGAACGCTGCACAACAATTCGGTGGTTATTCCGTTGAAGATTTGCAACAACGTTACAACACCGTTTACTTCGCATTCGATAGATATGATATCGAAGGTGAATACCAACAATTATTAGATGCTCACGCGGCATACTTAACAGCGACTCCGGCCGCTAAAGTATTAGTTGAAGGTAATGCTGACGAACGTGGTACTCCAGAGTACAACATCGCATTAGGTCAACGTCGTGCTGATGCAGTTAAAAACTATTTGAGCGCTAAAGGTGCTAATAATATTTCAACTGTTTCTTACGGTGAAGAAAAACCGGCAGTGTTAGGTCATGACGAAGCGGCATACGCGAAAAACCGTCGTGCAGTATTAGCATACTAA
- the tolB gene encoding Tol-Pal system beta propeller repeat protein TolB, which translates to MKLIARLMSMCAVLFFAINSAYADDEVRIVIDEGVEGARPIAVVPFKSNGSVPADIAEIITADLRNSGKFNPIPVNQMPQQPGSASEVTPDAWASLGIDAVVVGQVTASGNGYQIAYQLVDTVGASGNAGAVLAQNSLTVQPKWIRWGAHQVSDEVFEKMTGIKGAFRTRIAYVVQRNAGSHELRIADYDGFNQFVVTRSSQPIMSPAWSPDGQRLAYVSFENRKSQLVVHNLGSGQRKVVAAFRGHNGAPAFSPDGSRLAFANNQDGLLNIYVMNSNGGHPTKLTGGAGNNTEPSWTQDGRILFTSDRSGSPQVYSMSSSGGGATLIGGGRSYSGQMSSDGKTLVMISGDNVVKYDTTTGTSEVLSSTFLDESPSISPNGIMIIYSSTQGLGKVLQLVSADGRFKARLPGSDGQVKFPAWSPYLTK; encoded by the coding sequence ATGAAATTGATCGCTCGTTTAATGAGTATGTGTGCTGTATTGTTTTTTGCAATCAATTCAGCCTATGCCGATGACGAAGTTCGTATCGTTATTGATGAAGGGGTTGAAGGGGCTCGTCCTATCGCAGTTGTGCCGTTTAAATCCAATGGTTCTGTACCCGCAGATATTGCAGAGATTATTACTGCGGATTTACGTAACAGCGGAAAATTCAATCCGATTCCTGTCAATCAAATGCCACAGCAACCGGGTTCGGCTTCAGAAGTCACGCCGGATGCATGGGCATCGTTAGGAATTGATGCGGTTGTTGTCGGTCAGGTAACGGCGAGCGGTAACGGTTATCAAATCGCTTACCAGTTAGTGGATACCGTCGGAGCCTCCGGTAACGCCGGTGCGGTGTTAGCTCAAAACTCACTTACGGTACAACCGAAATGGATTCGCTGGGGTGCCCATCAAGTCAGTGATGAAGTGTTTGAAAAAATGACCGGGATTAAAGGAGCATTCCGTACCCGTATTGCTTATGTTGTGCAACGTAACGCCGGTTCTCATGAGCTTCGTATTGCAGATTACGACGGTTTTAACCAATTTGTGGTAACGCGAAGTTCTCAACCTATTATGTCACCGGCATGGTCTCCGGACGGTCAACGATTAGCTTATGTGTCTTTCGAGAATAGAAAGTCTCAATTGGTCGTCCATAATTTAGGTTCCGGTCAACGTAAAGTGGTTGCCGCATTCCGAGGCCACAACGGAGCGCCGGCATTTTCTCCGGATGGCTCACGTTTGGCGTTTGCTAACAATCAAGACGGACTATTAAATATTTATGTAATGAATTCGAATGGCGGACACCCTACGAAATTGACTGGCGGAGCCGGTAACAATACCGAGCCGAGCTGGACTCAGGATGGTCGTATCTTGTTCACATCCGATAGAAGCGGTTCACCGCAAGTGTATTCAATGAGCTCGTCGGGCGGCGGTGCAACATTGATTGGTGGTGGTCGTAGTTATAGCGGCCAGATGAGTTCTGATGGTAAAACATTAGTAATGATTTCGGGTGACAATGTTGTTAAATATGATACGACAACGGGTACATCAGAGGTGCTAAGTTCTACTTTCTTAGATGAAAGTCCGAGTATTTCACCTAACGGGATCATGATTATCTATAGCTCTACCCAAGGACTAGGAAAGGTGCTACAATTGGTGTCCGCAGACGGACGCTTTAAAGCTCGGTTGCCAGGAAGTGATGGACAAGTCAAATTCCCTGCTTGGTCACCATACTTAACAAAATAA
- the tolR gene encoding colicin uptake protein TolR codes for MAYRRNKDRNIKSEINIVPFLDVLLVLVLIFMATAPIISQSVQVDLPDAVQSQEVSNEDKTPVIIEVAGIGQYAVSIAGERSEGLSEEMVTSMTKAEFEKDPNTLFLIGGASDVPYEEIIKALNLLHLAGIKSVGLMTDPI; via the coding sequence ATGGCGTATCGCCGTAATAAAGATAGAAATATCAAATCCGAGATTAACATCGTGCCGTTTTTGGACGTATTGTTGGTGCTCGTATTGATTTTTATGGCTACCGCACCGATTATCAGTCAAAGCGTACAGGTTGATCTGCCGGATGCGGTACAAAGCCAAGAAGTGTCAAATGAAGATAAAACGCCTGTGATTATTGAGGTTGCCGGTATCGGTCAGTATGCCGTGTCTATTGCGGGAGAACGTTCGGAAGGATTGTCTGAAGAAATGGTGACGTCCATGACGAAAGCCGAATTCGAAAAAGATCCGAATACGTTATTCTTAATCGGTGGAGCCAGTGATGTGCCTTACGAAGAAATCATTAAGGCATTGAATTTACTCCATTTGGCAGGAATTAAATCTGTTGGTTTAATGACCGATCCAATTTAA
- the tolQ gene encoding protein TolQ produces the protein MTAELNFLDLFLKASIVVQIVILILISFSIISWAIIIQRSRILTQALKDSMAFEDRFWSGEDLTKLYDGLSNRRDGMMSGSEQIFYVGFKEFSRLKQVNAEAPEAIIKGSTRAMNLAMNREVETLESRIPFLATVASVSPYIGLFGTVWGIMHAFMALSGAKQATLQMVAPGIAEALIATAIGLFAAIPAVMAYNRLSLRVNKLEQNYGNFIDEFTTILQRQVFAKNQ, from the coding sequence ATGACAGCGGAATTGAACTTTTTAGATTTATTTCTAAAAGCGAGTATTGTCGTTCAAATTGTTATTTTAATTTTGATTTCATTCTCAATTATTTCTTGGGCTATTATTATTCAACGCAGCCGGATTTTGACTCAGGCGTTGAAAGATTCGATGGCGTTTGAGGATCGTTTCTGGTCCGGTGAAGATTTAACCAAACTCTATGACGGTTTATCAAATCGTCGCGACGGAATGATGTCCGGTAGTGAGCAGATTTTCTATGTAGGGTTTAAAGAATTCTCCCGTTTGAAACAGGTTAATGCTGAGGCGCCGGAAGCCATTATTAAAGGAAGTACGCGGGCAATGAACTTAGCGATGAATCGTGAAGTCGAAACATTAGAGAGTCGTATTCCGTTTTTGGCAACAGTGGCCTCGGTAAGTCCGTATATCGGTTTGTTCGGTACCGTATGGGGAATCATGCACGCATTTATGGCATTGAGCGGTGCCAAACAGGCGACCCTGCAAATGGTCGCACCGGGTATTGCAGAAGCCCTGATTGCAACGGCAATCGGTTTGTTTGCGGCGATTCCGGCGGTGATGGCATATAACCGTTTAAGTTTACGTGTCAATAAATTAGAGCAAAACTACGGTAACTTTATCGACGAATTTACAACGATTTTACAACGTCAAGTGTTTGCTAAAAATCAATAA
- the ybgC gene encoding tol-pal system-associated acyl-CoA thioesterase has protein sequence MSDNENMATGAAFPFPVRVYYEDTDAGGVVYHARYLHFYERARTEFLRTLNFSQQTLLEERKIAFVVKSMKIDYCIPAKLDDFLSVETEVAEVKGATIIFTQSLKRDENILSTATVKVACVDLGKMKPTALPKEVKAAFFN, from the coding sequence ATGTCAGATAATGAGAATATGGCAACAGGCGCAGCTTTTCCGTTTCCCGTCCGCGTTTACTATGAAGATACGGACGCCGGCGGTGTCGTTTATCATGCCCGTTATTTACATTTTTATGAACGGGCGCGCACAGAATTTTTACGTACTTTGAATTTTTCTCAGCAAACGTTACTTGAAGAACGGAAGATCGCATTTGTTGTGAAATCGATGAAAATCGATTATTGTATTCCTGCGAAACTTGATGATTTTCTTTCGGTCGAAACAGAAGTGGCGGAAGTGAAAGGCGCGACAATTATTTTCACCCAATCCTTAAAACGGGATGAAAATATTTTGAGCACGGCAACAGTAAAAGTGGCCTGCGTAGATTTAGGTAAAATGAAGCCGACTGCACTTCCGAAAGAGGTCAAGGCGGCATTTTTTAATTAA
- a CDS encoding cytochrome bd oxidase small subunit, CydX/CbdX family, translating to MFYAIWVVGIIAAILISVKVTAKLDDNGKLD from the coding sequence ATGTTTTATGCGATTTGGGTAGTGGGGATCATCGCCGCCATTTTAATCAGTGTGAAAGTCACTGCAAAATTAGATGATAACGGTAAATTAGATTAA
- the cydB gene encoding cytochrome d ubiquinol oxidase subunit II translates to MLDYEFLRFIWWVLVCVLLIGFVITDGFDMGVANLLPFIGKKEVEKRIMINTIAPHWDGNQVWLLTAGGAMFAAWPVVYATSFSGFYIAMILVLAALFFRPLAFDYRNKKDDKTWRKTWDIGLFVSGFVPSLVFGVAFGNLLQGVPFEFNDLMQVKYTGSFFELLNPFALVCGIISFAMLTTHGAAWLQMKTTAELRNRARTVSQVGAFVTLITFVLAGIWLLFKDGFVVTSTVDHFAPSSPLGKTVAIETGAWFNNYKEMPLLFILPALVVIGAVSTIAASKANRSGFAFFFSSLTMIGVILSCATSMFPFIMPSITHPEMSLLMWDSTSSELTLKIMLGLALVFVVISLSYTIWSYIKMFGRLDADFIEANKNSLY, encoded by the coding sequence ATGCTTGATTATGAATTTTTACGCTTTATTTGGTGGGTGCTTGTTTGTGTTTTGCTCATCGGTTTTGTCATTACCGACGGCTTCGATATGGGCGTAGCGAATTTACTGCCATTTATCGGCAAAAAAGAAGTTGAGAAACGTATTATGATTAATACCATTGCACCTCACTGGGACGGCAACCAAGTTTGGTTACTGACTGCAGGCGGTGCGATGTTTGCGGCGTGGCCGGTTGTGTATGCCACTTCGTTTTCAGGTTTTTATATCGCGATGATTTTAGTGTTGGCGGCATTATTCTTCCGCCCGTTAGCTTTTGATTATCGCAATAAAAAAGACGATAAAACATGGCGCAAAACCTGGGATATCGGTTTGTTTGTCAGCGGTTTCGTTCCGTCATTGGTTTTCGGTGTGGCATTCGGTAACTTATTACAGGGCGTCCCCTTTGAATTCAACGATTTGATGCAAGTGAAATATACGGGATCGTTTTTTGAATTACTCAATCCGTTTGCGTTAGTATGCGGTATCATCAGCTTTGCAATGTTGACCACACACGGTGCGGCTTGGTTACAAATGAAGACCACGGCAGAATTGCGCAATCGAGCAAGAACTGTCAGCCAGGTAGGTGCATTTGTTACCTTGATTACTTTTGTGTTAGCGGGAATTTGGTTGCTGTTCAAAGACGGTTTTGTAGTAACGAGCACAGTGGATCACTTTGCTCCGTCTTCACCGTTAGGTAAAACCGTAGCGATTGAGACCGGTGCATGGTTCAATAACTACAAAGAAATGCCGCTGCTGTTTATTTTACCCGCCCTGGTTGTAATTGGTGCCGTATCGACTATCGCTGCTTCAAAAGCGAACCGTTCGGGTTTTGCTTTCTTCTTCTCATCGTTAACGATGATTGGGGTGATCTTGAGTTGCGCAACGTCAATGTTCCCGTTCATTATGCCGTCAATTACACATCCGGAAATGAGTTTATTGATGTGGGATTCGACATCAAGCGAATTAACATTGAAAATCATGTTAGGGCTGGCGCTGGTATTTGTAGTGATATCATTGAGTTACACGATTTGGTCGTATATTAAAATGTTCGGTCGCCTTGACGCTGATTTTATTGAAGCGAATAAAAACTCATTATACTGA
- a CDS encoding cytochrome ubiquinol oxidase subunit I yields MLDVVELSRLQFALTALYHFLFVPLTLGLSFLLVIMETTYVITGKEIYKDMTKFWGKLFGINFALGVTTGITMEFQFGTNWSYYSHYVGDIFGAPLAIEALLAFFLESTFVGLFFFGWDRLSKAKHLLATYCVAFGSNLSAMWILVANGWMQNPVASEFNFETMRMEMTSFMDLWMNPAAQSKFLHTLSGGYVAGAMFVLAISSYYILKGRDLAFAKRSFSIAAIFGFIASISVIIMGDESGYDVAKTQPVKLAAMEAEWHTQPAPASWNALAIPNQAERKNDFAIEIPYLGGIIATRSLDGQYPGLTDLEARNEQRIRNGITAYALLEELRAQKKAGQINEETKSQFLNVREDLGYGLLLKRYTDKVIDATEAQIKSAAADSIPNVAPVFWSFRVMAGIGGVLILLMFGALVQTLRGKQEKSGLLLKALLWGLPLPWVAIECGWFLAEYGRQPWAITDVLPVGVANSSLGVGDLWFSIGLICGLYTIFLVVEMYLMFKYGRLGPSALKTGRYYFEQSSK; encoded by the coding sequence ATGTTAGACGTTGTTGAACTTTCTCGTTTGCAGTTTGCATTAACTGCGCTATATCACTTTTTGTTCGTGCCGTTGACGTTAGGTCTTTCTTTCCTGCTTGTTATTATGGAAACCACTTATGTCATCACGGGTAAAGAGATTTACAAAGATATGACCAAGTTTTGGGGTAAGTTGTTCGGTATTAACTTTGCACTTGGGGTGACTACCGGTATTACCATGGAATTCCAGTTCGGAACTAACTGGTCATATTATTCTCACTATGTCGGCGATATTTTCGGCGCTCCTTTGGCGATCGAAGCATTGTTGGCATTTTTCTTGGAATCGACATTTGTCGGTTTGTTCTTCTTCGGTTGGGATCGTCTTTCAAAAGCCAAGCATTTGCTTGCAACATACTGCGTCGCATTCGGTTCCAATTTATCCGCAATGTGGATTTTAGTCGCGAATGGTTGGATGCAAAATCCGGTCGCTTCGGAATTTAACTTTGAAACCATGCGGATGGAAATGACGAGTTTTATGGATTTATGGATGAATCCGGCAGCGCAAAGTAAATTCTTGCATACGTTATCCGGCGGTTACGTGGCAGGTGCAATGTTTGTGTTGGCTATCAGTTCTTACTATATTCTGAAAGGTCGCGATTTGGCATTTGCCAAACGTTCTTTTTCGATTGCGGCGATTTTCGGTTTTATTGCTTCGATTTCCGTCATTATTATGGGGGATGAATCCGGTTATGATGTAGCGAAAACCCAACCGGTAAAATTAGCGGCAATGGAAGCGGAATGGCATACGCAACCGGCACCGGCCTCCTGGAATGCACTAGCAATTCCGAATCAAGCCGAACGTAAAAACGATTTCGCCATCGAAATTCCTTATCTTGGCGGGATTATTGCGACTCGCTCGCTAGACGGGCAATATCCGGGATTAACCGATCTGGAAGCCCGGAATGAACAGCGTATTCGTAACGGTATAACGGCTTATGCTTTATTGGAAGAATTACGCGCACAAAAGAAAGCGGGTCAAATTAACGAAGAAACTAAATCTCAATTCTTAAACGTGCGTGAAGATCTGGGATATGGATTATTATTGAAACGTTATACCGATAAAGTGATTGATGCTACCGAAGCGCAGATTAAATCAGCAGCGGCGGACAGTATTCCGAATGTTGCGCCTGTATTCTGGTCGTTCCGTGTGATGGCGGGTATCGGCGGTGTTTTAATTCTGTTAATGTTCGGTGCATTAGTACAAACATTGCGGGGTAAACAAGAGAAAAGCGGTTTATTGCTTAAAGCATTATTATGGGGCTTGCCGTTACCTTGGGTTGCGATCGAATGCGGTTGGTTTCTGGCGGAATACGGACGTCAACCATGGGCGATTACCGATGTACTGCCGGTGGGCGTCGCCAATTCCTCATTAGGCGTAGGTGATCTTTGGTTTTCAATCGGTTTGATTTGTGGTTTATATACTATTTTCTTAGTGGTAGAAATGTATTTAATGTTTAAATACGGACGTCTTGGTCCGAGCGCATTAAAAACAGGTCGTTACTACTTCGAGCAATCATCTAAATAA
- a CDS encoding DUF5339 domain-containing protein, with protein MKQRISHILTALFVGLVFTVSSVQAVEQQAIPQQCQKLFQATDKLLADAQNQPGTHTQLNKIQNKLNQSKKQILEMEVATQIKSCDHGLAKISNLSKIEDTEANN; from the coding sequence ATGAAACAAAGAATCAGTCATATTTTGACCGCACTTTTTGTCGGTCTAGTTTTTACTGTCAGTTCAGTACAAGCCGTCGAACAACAGGCCATTCCTCAACAATGTCAAAAACTGTTCCAAGCAACGGATAAATTATTGGCGGATGCTCAAAATCAACCCGGTACGCATACGCAATTAAATAAAATTCAAAATAAACTGAATCAGAGTAAAAAACAAATCCTCGAAATGGAAGTGGCGACGCAAATTAAAAGTTGCGATCACGGATTGGCGAAAATAAGTAATCTGAGTAAAATAGAAGATACTGAAGCAAATAACTAA
- the ruvB gene encoding Holliday junction branch migration DNA helicase RuvB, whose product MIEADRIISAIAKSDDEAVDRAIRPKLLQDYVGQPQVRSQMEIFIQAAKLRQDALDHLLIFGPPGLGKTTLANIVANEMGVNIRTTSGPVLEKAGDLAAMLTNLEPHDVLFIDEIHRLSPAIEEVLYPAMEDYQLDIMIGEGPAARSIKLDLPPFTLIGATTRAGSLTSPLRDRFGIVQRLEFYSIEDLTSIVMRSAACLNLEISDDASHEVARRSRGTPRIANRLLRRVRDYADVKNNGMITQGIAKAALAMLDIDQAGFDYLDRKLLSSIIERFDGGPVGLDNLAAAIGEERDTIEDVLEPYLIQQGFLQRTPRGRIATSQTYRHFGLAKLADK is encoded by the coding sequence ATGATTGAAGCAGATCGTATAATCAGTGCTATTGCTAAATCGGATGATGAGGCGGTTGATCGCGCTATTCGTCCAAAATTGTTGCAGGATTATGTCGGGCAACCACAAGTGCGGTCGCAAATGGAGATTTTTATTCAGGCGGCAAAATTACGTCAGGATGCGTTGGATCATTTATTGATTTTCGGTCCGCCGGGGTTGGGAAAAACCACGCTAGCCAATATTGTTGCTAATGAAATGGGAGTGAATATTCGCACGACTTCCGGTCCGGTATTGGAAAAGGCGGGGGACTTGGCGGCAATGCTGACCAATCTTGAACCTCATGACGTGCTGTTTATTGACGAAATCCACCGTTTATCGCCGGCGATTGAAGAAGTGTTATATCCGGCAATGGAAGATTACCAGTTGGATATCATGATTGGCGAAGGTCCGGCGGCGCGTTCCATTAAATTGGATTTGCCGCCGTTTACGTTGATAGGTGCGACAACCAGAGCGGGCTCTTTGACTTCGCCTTTACGGGATCGTTTCGGTATTGTGCAACGGTTGGAGTTTTATTCTATAGAAGATTTAACTTCAATCGTAATGCGAAGTGCGGCCTGTTTAAATTTAGAAATTTCCGATGATGCTTCTCACGAAGTGGCCCGTCGTTCGCGTGGCACACCGCGAATTGCCAACCGTTTGTTACGCCGAGTGCGTGATTATGCGGATGTGAAGAATAACGGCATGATTACGCAGGGTATTGCAAAAGCTGCGCTTGCTATGCTGGATATTGATCAAGCCGGTTTTGATTACCTTGACCGAAAACTACTGAGTTCGATTATTGAACGTTTTGACGGCGGTCCGGTCGGGCTGGATAATTTGGCGGCGGCTATCGGCGAGGAACGTGATACTATTGAAGATGTGTTGGAGCCTTATTTGATTCAGCAAGGTTTTTTACAGAGAACTCCTCGCGGTCGTATAGCGACCTCACAAACATACCGTCATTTCGGTTTGGCAAAATTAGCCGATAAATAG
- the ruvA gene encoding Holliday junction branch migration protein RuvA gives MIGRLQGKLIEKQPPEILLDVQGIGYELLLPMTSFYNLPDTGQECTVFTHLVVREDAHLLFGFSTKTDRTLFRELIKTNGVGPKLALAILSAMSVHEFAYAIEREELSKLVKIPGVGKKTAERLLVELKGKFKGLRQPDFFVESKHITVPDIVSAEKETPNDEAVAALVALGYKPPEAAKMVKKVANGDLTSEQLIREALKAAL, from the coding sequence ATGATTGGTCGCTTGCAGGGAAAATTAATCGAAAAACAACCGCCTGAAATTTTGCTGGACGTACAAGGAATAGGCTATGAATTATTGCTACCGATGACCAGCTTCTACAATTTGCCCGATACCGGACAGGAATGTACGGTGTTTACTCATTTAGTCGTGCGTGAAGACGCCCATTTACTGTTCGGATTCTCTACTAAAACCGACCGTACTTTATTTCGTGAATTAATCAAAACCAACGGCGTCGGTCCGAAACTGGCGTTAGCCATTTTATCCGCCATGTCGGTACATGAATTTGCCTATGCCATTGAGCGGGAAGAATTATCCAAGTTGGTGAAAATTCCGGGAGTAGGTAAAAAAACCGCCGAACGCTTATTGGTAGAATTGAAAGGTAAGTTTAAAGGTCTCCGACAACCGGATTTCTTTGTTGAAAGTAAACATATTACCGTGCCGGATATAGTGTCTGCTGAAAAAGAAACGCCGAATGACGAAGCGGTTGCCGCGTTAGTGGCATTAGGTTATAAACCGCCGGAAGCCGCTAAAATGGTGAAAAAAGTGGCCAATGGCGATTTAACCAGCGAACAATTAATCCGTGAAGCCCTGAAAGCCGCGTTATAG